In the Arachis ipaensis cultivar K30076 chromosome B10, Araip1.1, whole genome shotgun sequence genome, one interval contains:
- the LOC110268281 gene encoding uncharacterized protein LOC110268281 isoform X4, protein MVGKKLLLLMDPLRCVDGYIFTYKPLIFRRIQVLSSTRRRMKYHEEGGSGIYYSCAIRQTTQKVFLLYHYYCNMLLLGICVLRLVIKAQLSASVISVFAKNYGKMVKFKERSK, encoded by the exons ATGGTGGGAAAGAAGCTGCTGCTGTTGATGGATCCCCTTCGATGCGTCGACGGTTATATTTTTACCTACAAGCCTCTCATTTTTCGAAGAATCCAAGTCTTATCATCAACGAGAAGGAGGATGAAGTATCATGAAGAGG GTGGAAGTGGAATCTACTACTCTTGTGCCATTAGGCAAACAACGCAAAAAGTATTTTTG CTTTATCACTACTACTGCAACATGTTACTTCTTGGCATTTGTGTTTTAAGGTTGGTGATCAAAGCACAGCTTTCAGCAAGTGTGATTTCAGTCTTCGCTAAGAATTATGG
- the LOC110268281 gene encoding uncharacterized protein LOC110268281 isoform X3 yields the protein MVGKKLLLLMDPLRCVDGYIFTYKPLIFRRIQVLSSTRRRMKYHEEGGSGIYYSCAIRQTTQKVFLLYHYYCNMLLLGICVLRLVIKAQLSASVISVFAKNYGLRGLEYGKHVRVLQ from the exons ATGGTGGGAAAGAAGCTGCTGCTGTTGATGGATCCCCTTCGATGCGTCGACGGTTATATTTTTACCTACAAGCCTCTCATTTTTCGAAGAATCCAAGTCTTATCATCAACGAGAAGGAGGATGAAGTATCATGAAGAGG GTGGAAGTGGAATCTACTACTCTTGTGCCATTAGGCAAACAACGCAAAAAGTATTTTTG CTTTATCACTACTACTGCAACATGTTACTTCTTGGCATTTGTGTTTTAAGGTTGGTGATCAAAGCACAGCTTTCAGCAAGTGTGATTTCAGTCTTCGCTAAGAATTATGG ATTACGTGGGCTTGAATATGGCAAGcatgttagggtgttacaatga